Proteins encoded in a region of the Streptomyces violaceoruber genome:
- a CDS encoding DNA-methyltransferase, with protein MPFSLHQGDALAVLSGLPDGCVDSVITDPPYNSGGRTAKERTTRSAKQKYTSADAKNDLADFTGENMDQRSYGFWLTQIMTEAHRLTKTGGTALLFTDWRQLPTTTDAIQAAGWLWRGVLAWHKPQARPQKGRFTQNCEFIVWASKGPIDGSRNPVYLPGMYSASQPSGSKRQHITQKPVEVMRELVKISPEGGTVLDFCAGSGSTGVAALLEGRDFIGVEKTEHYASIAADRLTETIRATLTKDDVVLAT; from the coding sequence TTGCCTTTTTCCCTGCACCAGGGCGACGCTCTGGCCGTTCTCTCCGGCCTACCGGACGGCTGCGTCGACTCCGTCATCACCGACCCGCCGTACAACAGCGGCGGCCGGACCGCGAAGGAGCGCACCACCCGCTCCGCGAAGCAGAAGTACACCTCCGCCGATGCCAAGAACGACCTTGCCGACTTCACCGGCGAGAACATGGACCAGCGCTCCTACGGCTTCTGGTTGACGCAGATCATGACCGAAGCGCACCGGCTGACGAAGACCGGCGGGACCGCCCTGCTGTTCACCGACTGGCGCCAGCTCCCCACGACGACGGACGCGATCCAGGCGGCCGGGTGGCTGTGGCGGGGTGTGCTGGCCTGGCACAAGCCGCAGGCCAGGCCCCAGAAGGGCCGGTTCACCCAGAACTGCGAATTCATCGTCTGGGCGTCCAAGGGGCCGATCGACGGCTCCCGGAACCCGGTCTACCTACCGGGTATGTACTCGGCTTCGCAGCCCTCGGGGTCCAAGCGCCAGCACATCACGCAGAAGCCGGTGGAGGTGATGCGCGAGCTGGTCAAGATCAGCCCCGAAGGCGGCACGGTCCTCGACTTCTGCGCCGGCTCCGGCTCCACGGGCGTCGCCGCCCTGCTGGAAGGCCGGGACTTCATCGGCGTGGAGAAGACCGAGCACTACGCGTCGATCGCGGCCGACCGGCTCACCGAGACGATCCGCGCCACCCTCACCAAGGACGACGTGGTTCTCGCAACCTGA
- a CDS encoding DUF4913 domain-containing protein: MEQSAQQAQQLDHLASAPAPSGSPFAAFGMPGLGGPPAAVPPEPRPILELDGEEREDELDALSDWVDDFFLPVYGAEVTTAAPWCLQWQEHDDVVAWLHALWLAYQQHKDPEAGLSGLFVWHRDFLTHAVAAIRAPGGPLSACMTSPDRPAHRLLPGPPPSVRTETAATADGAGTAEPGEPTP; the protein is encoded by the coding sequence ATGGAGCAGTCGGCGCAACAGGCTCAGCAGCTCGACCACCTCGCATCCGCGCCGGCGCCGAGCGGGTCACCGTTCGCCGCGTTCGGTATGCCGGGACTCGGCGGGCCTCCGGCCGCCGTTCCGCCGGAGCCTCGCCCAATCCTGGAACTCGACGGGGAGGAACGGGAAGACGAACTCGACGCCCTCTCGGACTGGGTCGACGACTTCTTCCTCCCGGTCTACGGAGCGGAGGTCACCACCGCGGCACCTTGGTGCCTGCAGTGGCAGGAGCACGACGACGTCGTGGCCTGGCTGCACGCCCTGTGGCTCGCCTACCAGCAGCACAAGGACCCCGAAGCCGGGCTCTCCGGCCTGTTCGTGTGGCACCGCGACTTCCTCACCCACGCCGTCGCCGCGATTCGCGCGCCGGGCGGACCGCTGTCGGCCTGCATGACCTCCCCCGACCGGCCCGCTCACCGTCTCCTGCCCGGCCCGCCGCCGTCCGTGCGCACCGAGACCGCGGCCACGGCGGATGGCGCCGGCACTGCCGAGCCGGGCGAGCCGACGCCATGA
- a CDS encoding SH3 domain-containing protein: MLGTLALPALSATPASAATVPTAATATPAVSCHNLPPLLYAVHTKAVTIRSKASSKSTALGVLYKSHKFSVSKKSGNWLYITDKTTGVKGWVSGTYVYRDVRMCLD, encoded by the coding sequence ATGCTCGGCACGCTCGCGCTGCCGGCGCTGTCCGCCACGCCCGCCAGCGCCGCGACCGTACCCACCGCAGCAACCGCCACCCCTGCCGTGAGCTGCCACAACCTGCCGCCGCTCCTGTACGCGGTGCACACCAAGGCCGTGACCATCCGGTCCAAGGCCAGCTCGAAGTCCACCGCGCTCGGTGTGCTCTACAAGAGCCACAAGTTCAGCGTGTCCAAGAAGAGCGGCAACTGGCTCTACATCACGGACAAGACGACCGGCGTCAAGGGCTGGGTCTCCGGCACCTACGTCTACCGCGACGTCCGCATGTGTCTGGACTGA
- a CDS encoding winged helix-turn-helix transcriptional regulator produces the protein MAITALPPDADADIARVTEALAMITPRWNVRILLALSGPPLRYSELAAKVSWLQNGQLHPKLTALCDAGLVERTEHTARHVTYGHTERATALLPILPVIVTWAEEHLEKADRPLAAIEQIEDSLTLLTRRHAAAILWVLKSRKEVSGRVLARIVMPSSDWTNIYPPLRQLVADGLADTEGNGQPYRLSAAGDALGPVLGTLSAWSAGQPLDQAASHPVWGQPQAKSAPRPWVSSPSRPAPVALPPARAVGSSPVWHHRDLFSHAATGRPTAAIPAGGPRR, from the coding sequence TTGGCCATCACCGCTCTGCCACCCGATGCCGACGCCGACATCGCCAGGGTCACCGAGGCCCTCGCCATGATCACCCCGCGCTGGAACGTGAGGATCCTGCTGGCCCTCTCCGGCCCGCCGCTGCGCTACAGCGAGCTGGCGGCCAAGGTGTCCTGGCTGCAGAACGGACAGCTCCACCCCAAGCTCACGGCGCTGTGCGACGCCGGACTCGTCGAGCGCACCGAACACACCGCACGGCACGTGACCTACGGCCACACCGAGCGAGCCACTGCCCTGTTGCCGATCCTGCCGGTGATCGTCACCTGGGCCGAGGAGCACTTGGAGAAGGCCGATCGCCCGCTGGCCGCGATCGAGCAGATCGAGGACAGTCTCACCCTGCTCACCCGGCGCCACGCCGCCGCCATCCTGTGGGTGCTCAAGTCGCGTAAGGAGGTCAGCGGCCGGGTTCTGGCCCGGATCGTGATGCCCAGCAGCGACTGGACTAACATCTATCCGCCGTTGCGCCAGCTCGTTGCCGACGGTCTGGCCGACACCGAGGGAAACGGCCAGCCGTACCGGCTGTCCGCCGCCGGCGATGCCCTGGGCCCCGTGCTCGGCACGCTGTCCGCCTGGTCCGCCGGGCAACCCCTCGACCAGGCAGCCAGCCACCCCGTCTGGGGGCAGCCGCAGGCCAAGAGCGCGCCGAGGCCGTGGGTCAGCAGCCCGTCACGGCCGGCGCCCGTGGCGCTTCCACCTGCTCGGGCGGTTGGGTCGTCCCCGGTGTGGCACCACCGCGACCTCTTCTCGCACGCTGCCACCGGCCGCCCGACGGCAGCCATCCCGGCGGGAGGCCCGCGCCGATGA
- a CDS encoding regulator, translated as MSTSFPPAEARQVIDLLASRSLIRLVTEIDDNGAIPPRRLAGTLPDLSAHQLRSASDTARAHGLVRVAPGAGLELTDSGMELADLYDALARWERRHSAPAAVCEFSSRIQHVLGLLAPSLTPGNADRPAPLPDAHPISAEAEADLARVRTHLIQWLAGNPQVTRAEPERAA; from the coding sequence ATGAGCACTTCCTTCCCCCCTGCCGAAGCGCGCCAGGTCATCGACCTGCTGGCCTCACGCTCCTTGATCCGTCTGGTCACCGAGATCGACGACAACGGCGCCATACCGCCGCGACGGCTCGCCGGCACCCTGCCCGACCTTTCCGCGCACCAACTGCGCAGTGCATCCGACACGGCCCGTGCCCACGGCCTCGTCCGGGTCGCGCCCGGCGCCGGTCTGGAACTCACGGACTCCGGGATGGAACTGGCCGACTTGTACGACGCGCTAGCCCGGTGGGAGCGGCGTCACTCGGCCCCCGCCGCCGTCTGCGAGTTCAGCAGCCGCATCCAGCACGTTCTCGGCCTGCTGGCACCCTCACTCACCCCCGGGAACGCCGACCGCCCCGCACCCCTGCCCGACGCGCACCCGATCAGCGCGGAGGCTGAGGCGGACCTAGCGCGCGTCCGCACGCACCTGATCCAGTGGCTGGCCGGCAACCCCCAGGTGACCAGGGCCGAGCCCGAGCGGGCCGCGTGA
- a CDS encoding MFS transporter: MSSIYLPRAADALAFAMSTYGIPLLVLATTGSAVLTGAAFALEWIPRLAAFGWAGSIVDRRGASVVFHLASLGRALVLAAGAVLLYLYPSGAAASVTVMVLAAATGVLTEFSYIAVETAGAAAGRRAGPRAHRVQAALLGIDQTATLAGPALAGVLLLAGPPSMLAVVTVLSLLAALLALRTPPSPVAPARTPKGRPGAGLVTGWRTIRALPALGWLVAGLTLSNLSIGLLQAAGPVIVVQHFGQSTTAVGLVWSAAAAATLVAVTVCRFALDRLGLWPVGVACSVIASLACLAAPLAPDYLSYLVMVAVLMAADGGLAVVLRTLRSRLIPPEAFGSTLSATILILLLPFPLAGVLTALTPPDALGHVITACAALQTLGLFCAFARLRTDPALRA, translated from the coding sequence ATGAGCAGCATTTACCTGCCGCGCGCGGCGGACGCGTTGGCGTTCGCGATGTCCACCTACGGCATTCCGTTGCTCGTTCTGGCCACGACTGGCTCCGCCGTGCTGACGGGGGCCGCGTTCGCCCTGGAGTGGATCCCGCGCCTGGCAGCGTTCGGGTGGGCCGGGTCGATCGTCGACCGGCGCGGCGCCTCGGTGGTCTTCCACCTCGCCTCACTGGGGCGGGCGCTGGTTCTCGCCGCCGGCGCGGTCCTGCTGTACCTCTACCCGTCCGGTGCTGCGGCGAGCGTGACGGTGATGGTGCTGGCGGCGGCGACCGGTGTGCTCACTGAGTTCAGTTACATCGCCGTCGAGACTGCAGGTGCCGCCGCCGGCCGCCGAGCGGGGCCTCGGGCTCACCGTGTCCAGGCTGCCCTGCTCGGCATCGACCAGACGGCGACCTTGGCCGGACCGGCGCTCGCCGGCGTGCTGCTGCTCGCCGGTCCGCCGTCGATGCTCGCGGTGGTCACCGTGCTCTCGCTGCTGGCCGCGCTGCTCGCCCTGCGCACACCGCCCTCACCCGTGGCCCCGGCCCGCACGCCGAAGGGGCGGCCCGGCGCCGGGCTCGTCACCGGGTGGCGCACCATCCGCGCGCTCCCCGCGCTCGGCTGGTTGGTGGCCGGGCTGACCCTGTCCAACCTGTCTATCGGCCTTCTCCAGGCAGCCGGTCCGGTGATCGTCGTCCAGCACTTCGGGCAGTCCACCACGGCCGTCGGCCTGGTGTGGTCCGCCGCAGCGGCGGCCACTTTGGTGGCCGTCACCGTCTGTCGGTTCGCGTTGGACCGCCTGGGCCTGTGGCCGGTGGGAGTCGCCTGCTCCGTCATCGCTTCGCTCGCCTGTCTCGCAGCCCCCCTGGCCCCCGACTACCTGTCCTACCTGGTCATGGTCGCGGTCCTGATGGCAGCCGATGGCGGCTTGGCGGTCGTCCTGCGCACCCTGCGCTCCCGCCTGATCCCCCCGGAGGCATTCGGCAGCACCCTGTCGGCCACCATCCTCATCCTCCTGCTGCCCTTCCCCCTCGCCGGCGTGCTCACCGCGCTCACCCCGCCCGACGCGCTGGGCCACGTCATCACCGCCTGTGCCGCCCTGCAAACCCTCGGCCTGTTCTGCGCCTTCGCCCGCCTGCGCACCGACCCTGCCCTGCGCGCCTGA
- a CDS encoding ATP-grasp domain-containing protein, producing MPARPVVLVVAPGDENYRGYCLEQVADAYRVVLLTGTEPSWEKPHITDHAVVDLSDPAALLAGGRALAARHDLAGVMTWDEWSVVPTARLARQLGLSTTAPEVMQGCRNKATARSLFARHGVPSAASVSVRTRQEAEAAADRIGYPVVLKPASHAGAIGVLRVDDRDQLTAAYRAAERTAGQGTESTSVLVEEFLDGPEISVECVTYRGATTAVAVNRKTISPPPHFEQLAHSVDADDPLRETVAPAARAAINALGITDGVSHIEMRLVDGRPRLIEVNARLAGDMIGHLVRLATGIDLVRAAADIACDRAPDLTPTRSSAAAIRLLYPDTSGTLTHLTYDGPRPTWLDRLHYQCRPGDQLLLPADGGNLYTGRIGYLITTATTGQQARARADQAARAVTAVLDRTSGPRSAAA from the coding sequence TTGCCCGCTCGCCCTGTTGTACTCGTCGTCGCTCCCGGAGATGAGAACTACCGCGGCTACTGCCTTGAGCAGGTCGCCGACGCCTACAGAGTCGTGCTGCTCACCGGCACCGAACCCTCGTGGGAGAAGCCGCACATCACCGATCACGCCGTCGTGGACCTCAGCGATCCTGCCGCGCTGTTGGCGGGGGGCCGGGCCCTGGCCGCACGCCACGACCTCGCCGGTGTCATGACCTGGGACGAGTGGAGTGTGGTCCCGACCGCCCGACTCGCCCGCCAGCTCGGCTTGTCCACCACCGCGCCCGAAGTGATGCAGGGGTGCCGCAACAAGGCCACCGCTCGGTCGCTGTTCGCCCGCCACGGCGTGCCCTCGGCCGCTTCGGTGAGCGTGCGTACCCGGCAGGAGGCCGAAGCCGCCGCCGACCGGATCGGCTATCCCGTGGTGCTGAAGCCTGCCTCACACGCGGGTGCCATCGGCGTGCTCCGCGTCGATGACCGCGACCAGCTCACGGCCGCCTACCGGGCGGCCGAACGGACGGCCGGTCAGGGCACCGAGAGCACCAGCGTCCTCGTCGAGGAGTTCCTCGACGGGCCGGAGATCTCCGTGGAGTGTGTCACCTACCGCGGCGCCACCACGGCGGTGGCGGTCAACCGCAAGACCATCAGCCCTCCGCCGCACTTCGAGCAGCTGGCCCACAGTGTGGACGCCGACGACCCGCTCCGGGAGACCGTCGCGCCGGCCGCCCGGGCGGCGATCAACGCCCTCGGCATCACCGACGGCGTCAGCCACATAGAGATGCGCCTCGTCGACGGCAGGCCCCGCCTCATCGAGGTCAACGCTCGCCTGGCCGGAGACATGATCGGCCACCTCGTGCGTCTCGCCACCGGCATCGACCTGGTCCGTGCCGCCGCCGACATCGCCTGCGACCGTGCCCCCGACCTCACGCCCACCAGGTCCTCGGCCGCCGCCATCCGGCTTCTCTATCCGGACACCTCCGGCACCCTCACCCACCTCACCTACGACGGGCCCCGTCCGACGTGGCTGGACCGGCTGCACTACCAGTGCCGCCCCGGTGACCAGCTCCTCCTCCCCGCCGACGGAGGAAACCTGTACACCGGCCGGATCGGCTACCTCATCACCACCGCCACCACCGGCCAGCAGGCGCGTGCACGCGCCGACCAGGCTGCTCGTGCCGTCACCGCGGTCCTCGACCGGACCTCCGGCCCCCGTAGCGCTGCGGCGTGA